From Solidesulfovibrio carbinoliphilus subsp. oakridgensis, the proteins below share one genomic window:
- a CDS encoding NADH:flavin oxidoreductase — MRVFEPITINGMRVKNRFVRSATAEGLAAPDGSATDRLEAAMKRLAMGEVGLVISGHAYVEKRGQAGPWQLGVHTPDMEPGIARLARAVHAYGGRFVVQLAHAGCRAATEHSGEPAVGPSALAGSEDPKAPLCRPMEAEDLARLEAAFGTAAALCREAGADGVQIHAAHGYGLSQFLSPRTNRRLGAYGGSLANRARLLLEVIWAIRGRVGPDYPVLVKLNSDDFIEGGLSAEESRQVVHWLAGAGADAVELSGGTFDSGRLSPIRPGRIALPDGEAYYREAARAVKAEGLPIPVLLVGGIRSLPTAEDLVASGAADMVALSRPLIREPGLVARWKGGQDAPSACVSDNLCFVPLRRGEGVSCLTELREKKRAGQAQEARI, encoded by the coding sequence ATGCGCGTTTTCGAGCCCATCACCATAAACGGCATGCGGGTGAAAAACCGTTTTGTCCGTTCCGCCACGGCCGAGGGCCTGGCCGCCCCGGACGGTTCGGCCACCGACCGGCTGGAGGCGGCCATGAAGCGCCTGGCCATGGGCGAGGTGGGGCTTGTCATCTCCGGCCACGCCTACGTGGAGAAACGCGGCCAGGCCGGCCCCTGGCAGCTCGGCGTCCACACCCCGGACATGGAGCCGGGCATCGCCCGGCTGGCCCGGGCCGTCCACGCCTATGGCGGGCGGTTCGTGGTGCAGCTGGCCCACGCCGGTTGCCGGGCCGCGACCGAACATTCCGGCGAGCCGGCGGTGGGGCCGTCCGCCCTGGCCGGTTCCGAGGACCCGAAGGCCCCCTTGTGCCGGCCCATGGAGGCCGAGGACCTGGCCCGGCTGGAAGCCGCCTTTGGCACGGCCGCGGCCCTGTGCCGGGAGGCCGGGGCCGACGGCGTGCAGATCCACGCGGCCCACGGCTATGGCCTGAGCCAATTCCTCTCCCCGCGCACCAACCGCCGCCTGGGGGCCTACGGCGGGTCCCTGGCCAACCGGGCCCGGCTTCTGCTCGAAGTCATCTGGGCCATCCGGGGCCGGGTCGGCCCGGACTACCCGGTGCTGGTCAAGCTCAACAGCGACGATTTCATCGAGGGCGGCCTCTCGGCCGAGGAGAGCCGGCAGGTCGTCCACTGGCTGGCCGGGGCCGGAGCGGACGCGGTGGAGCTGTCCGGCGGCACCTTCGACTCCGGCAGGCTGTCGCCGATCCGGCCCGGCCGGATCGCCCTTCCGGACGGCGAGGCCTATTACCGCGAGGCGGCCCGGGCCGTGAAGGCCGAGGGCCTGCCTATCCCCGTCCTCCTGGTCGGCGGCATCCGGAGCCTTCCGACGGCCGAGGATCTGGTCGCCTCGGGCGCGGCCGACATGGTGGCCCTGTCCCGGCCGCTTATCCGCGAGCCGGGGCTTGTGGCCCGGTGGAAGGGCGGGCAGGACGCGCCATCGGCCTGCGTGAGCGACAACCTGTGTTTCGTGCCCCTGCGCCGGGGCGAGGGCGTGTCCTGTCTGACGGAGCTGCGGGAAAAAAAGCGCGCCGGCCAGGCCCAGGAAGCCAGGATTTAG
- a CDS encoding iron-containing alcohol dehydrogenase, with the protein MAQWEKKIDIHKVFVLQPTRPTTYFGVGAVKKIDDILAGMAAAGTDRFLVVTDAIAYQASGAWSTVEPALKKHVAFEHYDKVRPNPTYANCEEAAAMGQSFGAKAILAIGGGSAMDTAKTAAVLMKHPGQKSVDFYEKGAAITGAMPLVLINTSHGTGSECDAFAVAQSDGEDKPAINSPHIYATYTIEDPALTATMPRKQTISTSIDAVNHALEAATTITTTPYSIGLARDAIRLVATYLPTAIVEPGNLTARYWLLYASAIAGISFDLGLLHITHAMEHAMSTLNAGVTHGDGLGILMPAMVKEIYPAVPEVVADLFAPIIPGLVGEPRETDFVVEKLRCWCHGVGQPTTMAGYYTEADIPALVKTSMASSLSKMLFPLAPIPVDEAVVERIFRNSL; encoded by the coding sequence ATGGCCCAGTGGGAAAAGAAGATCGACATCCACAAGGTCTTTGTGCTCCAACCGACCCGGCCGACCACCTATTTCGGCGTCGGCGCCGTGAAAAAGATCGACGACATCCTGGCCGGCATGGCCGCTGCGGGAACGGACCGGTTCCTGGTGGTCACCGACGCCATCGCCTACCAGGCCAGCGGCGCCTGGAGCACCGTGGAACCGGCGCTCAAAAAACACGTCGCCTTCGAGCACTACGACAAGGTGCGCCCCAACCCCACCTATGCCAACTGCGAGGAAGCCGCGGCCATGGGCCAGTCCTTCGGCGCCAAGGCCATCCTGGCCATCGGCGGCGGCAGCGCCATGGACACAGCCAAGACGGCGGCGGTCCTCATGAAGCACCCGGGACAGAAGTCCGTGGATTTCTACGAGAAAGGGGCGGCCATCACCGGCGCCATGCCGCTGGTCCTCATAAACACCTCCCACGGCACGGGCTCGGAGTGCGACGCCTTCGCCGTGGCCCAGTCCGACGGCGAGGACAAGCCGGCCATCAATTCGCCCCACATCTACGCCACCTACACCATCGAAGATCCGGCCCTGACCGCCACCATGCCCCGCAAGCAGACCATTTCCACCTCCATCGACGCGGTCAACCACGCGCTGGAGGCCGCGACCACCATCACCACCACGCCCTACTCCATAGGCCTGGCCCGCGACGCCATCCGGCTGGTGGCCACCTACCTGCCGACCGCCATCGTCGAGCCCGGCAACCTGACCGCCCGCTACTGGCTCCTGTACGCCTCGGCCATCGCCGGCATCAGCTTCGACCTCGGCCTGCTCCACATCACCCACGCCATGGAGCATGCCATGAGCACGCTCAATGCCGGCGTCACCCACGGCGACGGGCTGGGCATCCTCATGCCGGCCATGGTCAAGGAAATCTACCCGGCCGTGCCCGAGGTGGTGGCGGATCTTTTCGCGCCGATCATCCCGGGCCTGGTCGGCGAGCCGCGCGAGACGGATTTCGTGGTGGAGAAGCTGCGCTGCTGGTGCCACGGGGTCGGCCAGCCGACCACCATGGCCGGCTACTACACCGAGGCCGACATCCCGGCCCTGGTCAAGACGTCCATGGCCTCCTCCCTGTCCAAGATGCTCTTCCCCCTGGCCCCCATTCCCGTGGACGAGGCCGTGGTGGAGCGCATCTTCCGCAACTCCCTGTAG
- a CDS encoding bifunctional nucleoside/nucleotide kinase/histidine phosphatase family protein, with the protein MARPAKLYIAMVGLPAMGKSTIAAKIKENLEKDDIRVGIFNNGDVRRRMVPGNTSHSGFYDPDNSQAVGLRERIAAVNFAEAKAFLSAEGQVAILDATNVSRKRRETLRRHLPNHPLLFVECINDDPELLALSVARKAKLPEFAHLTEAEAKESFVTRIGYYRHIYEPPDEVRDLVRLDTLNNRILAERVSAELPYYGRVRDLLMSDWIKNLFLVRHAESVYNVRDRIGGDSGLTDKGRNQAWALSRRFIGTPLPYIFTSTLRRTLEMAEPLLETRRGQTIHHAFSEFDEINVGECEGLSYADIERTRPELFAARSRNKYNFVYPGGEGYATMAGRVYRGVKKAIYLSGNSEYIMIIGHQAVNRMILSDFLFRRAEDVPYIFIPQDKYFHIVSTQSKKLFELRKY; encoded by the coding sequence ATGGCGCGGCCGGCCAAGCTCTACATCGCCATGGTGGGGCTGCCGGCCATGGGCAAGTCCACCATCGCGGCCAAGATCAAGGAAAACCTGGAAAAAGACGACATCCGGGTCGGCATCTTCAACAACGGCGACGTGCGCCGCCGCATGGTCCCGGGCAACACGTCCCATTCCGGCTTCTACGACCCGGACAACAGCCAGGCCGTCGGGCTCCGGGAGCGGATCGCGGCCGTCAACTTCGCCGAGGCCAAGGCCTTTCTCTCGGCCGAAGGGCAGGTCGCCATCCTCGACGCCACCAACGTCTCCCGCAAGCGGCGGGAGACGTTGCGCCGGCACCTGCCGAACCACCCGCTCCTCTTTGTCGAGTGCATAAACGACGACCCGGAGCTCCTCGCCCTGTCCGTGGCCCGCAAGGCCAAGCTGCCGGAATTCGCCCACCTGACCGAGGCCGAGGCCAAGGAAAGCTTCGTCACCCGCATCGGCTACTACCGCCACATCTACGAGCCCCCGGACGAGGTCCGCGACCTGGTGCGCCTGGACACCCTCAACAACCGCATCCTGGCCGAGCGGGTCTCGGCGGAGTTGCCCTATTACGGCCGGGTCCGCGACCTGCTCATGTCGGACTGGATCAAAAACCTCTTTCTCGTGCGCCACGCCGAAAGCGTCTACAACGTGCGCGACCGGATCGGCGGGGATTCGGGCCTGACGGACAAGGGACGCAACCAGGCCTGGGCCCTGTCCCGGCGTTTCATCGGCACCCCGCTCCCCTACATCTTCACGAGCACGCTGCGGCGCACCCTGGAGATGGCCGAGCCGCTCCTGGAAACGCGTCGGGGCCAGACCATCCACCACGCCTTTTCGGAGTTCGACGAGATAAACGTCGGCGAGTGCGAGGGCCTGTCCTACGCGGATATCGAGCGGACCCGGCCGGAACTGTTCGCGGCCCGGTCGCGCAACAAGTACAACTTCGTCTATCCCGGCGGCGAGGGCTACGCCACCATGGCCGGCCGGGTCTACCGGGGGGTCAAGAAAGCCATCTATCTGAGCGGCAATTCCGAATACATCATGATTATCGGCCACCAGGCGGTCAACCGCATGATCCTCTCGGACTTCCTCTTCCGCCGGGCCGAGGACGTGCCCTACATCTTCATCCCCCAGGACAAGTACTTCCACATCGTCTCGACCCAGAGCAAAAAGCTCTTCGAATTAAGGAAATATTAG
- a CDS encoding peptidase U32 family protein has product MTEAKKPEILAPAGDPYSFMAAVAAGADAVYAGLKHFSARMLARNFSISELAALAAVARARNVRTYVAINTLLKPDEADKAGRLVLRLAEDVGPDALIVQDLGVAAIARQAGFKGELHLSTLANVSSPTGLSMMPSLSVSRVVLPRELSIDEMREMAEAAPEGLSLEAFVHGALCYNVSGRCYWSSFLGGKSGLRGRCVQPCRRVYEHRGQKGRYFSCQDLSLDVLTKALLTIPQITAWKIEGRKKGPHYVYHTVAAYKLLRDAPDDASAKKMATSYLEQALGRAVTNYNFLPQRPKNPVDTKERTGSGLPAGKITRGIKSGQWNLSARVALLPGDLLRIGSEDEPGHRVVKVTRSVPKSGRLTLTFTDAPRPESGAPVFLIDRREPALMEKLRPLEAEAAKIPEREAKPVEFTAKLPKPRKPARAIEPLFYSVWRHPDMRKEKGPFGVWVSTKRAHNLPLGRAASVWWWLPPVIWPDEESEFVSLIAAIVSRGGKRFVLGAPWQTSLFPKAAKGVDFWAGPFCNIANQVALGELARLGFAGSFVSPELSGEDLLSLPALSPLPLGLVHKGAWPLGLSRVLSGEVKTCLPVISPKEEGLWAVKYDRTYWLYANWEVDLYKHRDELVKAGYVVFADMREPLPRDVARKDRTSHFNWEVGLL; this is encoded by the coding sequence ATGACCGAGGCGAAAAAGCCTGAGATTTTAGCCCCCGCGGGCGACCCTTATTCCTTTATGGCGGCCGTGGCCGCCGGCGCGGACGCCGTCTACGCCGGGCTCAAACATTTTTCCGCCCGCATGCTGGCCCGCAACTTCTCCATTTCGGAGCTGGCCGCCCTGGCCGCCGTGGCCCGGGCCAGGAACGTGCGCACCTATGTCGCCATCAACACGCTTTTAAAGCCCGACGAGGCCGACAAGGCCGGCCGGCTGGTCCTGCGCCTGGCCGAGGACGTGGGTCCGGACGCGCTCATCGTCCAGGACCTCGGCGTGGCCGCCATCGCCCGGCAGGCCGGGTTCAAGGGCGAGCTGCACCTCTCGACCCTGGCCAACGTGTCGAGCCCGACCGGCCTTTCCATGATGCCGTCCCTGTCCGTTTCCCGGGTGGTCCTGCCGCGCGAACTGTCCATCGACGAGATGCGCGAGATGGCCGAGGCCGCGCCGGAAGGCCTGTCTCTCGAGGCCTTTGTCCACGGGGCCCTCTGCTACAACGTGTCGGGCCGCTGCTACTGGAGCAGTTTCCTTGGCGGCAAATCCGGCCTTCGCGGCCGGTGCGTCCAGCCCTGCCGCCGGGTCTACGAGCACCGGGGCCAGAAGGGCCGGTATTTCTCCTGCCAGGACCTGAGCCTCGATGTCCTGACCAAGGCCTTGCTCACCATCCCGCAGATCACGGCCTGGAAGATCGAGGGCAGAAAGAAAGGCCCCCACTACGTCTACCACACCGTGGCCGCCTACAAGCTCTTGCGCGACGCCCCGGACGACGCCTCGGCCAAGAAGATGGCCACCAGCTACCTGGAGCAGGCCCTTGGCCGGGCCGTCACCAACTACAACTTCCTGCCCCAGCGCCCCAAAAATCCGGTGGACACCAAGGAGCGCACGGGTTCGGGCCTGCCGGCCGGCAAGATCACCCGCGGCATCAAAAGCGGCCAGTGGAACCTGTCGGCCCGGGTGGCCCTTTTGCCGGGGGATCTCCTGCGCATCGGCTCCGAGGACGAGCCCGGCCACCGGGTGGTCAAGGTGACCCGGTCCGTGCCCAAGAGCGGCCGGCTGACCCTGACCTTCACCGACGCCCCGCGCCCGGAATCCGGGGCCCCGGTCTTTTTGATCGACCGGCGCGAGCCGGCGCTCATGGAAAAGCTGCGGCCCCTCGAAGCCGAGGCGGCCAAGATTCCCGAACGCGAGGCAAAGCCCGTGGAATTCACGGCCAAGCTGCCCAAACCCCGCAAGCCCGCCCGGGCCATCGAACCGCTTTTCTACAGCGTCTGGCGCCATCCGGACATGCGCAAGGAGAAGGGGCCGTTCGGGGTCTGGGTCTCGACCAAGCGGGCCCACAACCTGCCCCTTGGCCGGGCGGCCTCGGTGTGGTGGTGGCTGCCGCCGGTCATCTGGCCGGACGAGGAGAGCGAGTTCGTAAGCCTCATCGCGGCCATCGTGTCGCGCGGCGGCAAGCGGTTCGTGCTCGGGGCGCCGTGGCAGACGAGCCTTTTCCCCAAGGCGGCCAAGGGTGTGGATTTCTGGGCCGGCCCCTTTTGCAACATCGCCAACCAGGTGGCCCTCGGCGAGCTGGCCCGGCTCGGCTTTGCCGGATCCTTCGTTTCGCCGGAGCTTTCGGGCGAGGACCTCCTCTCCCTGCCGGCCCTGTCGCCCCTGCCCCTTGGGCTCGTGCACAAGGGCGCCTGGCCCCTCGGGCTGTCCCGGGTCCTCTCCGGCGAGGTCAAGACCTGCCTGCCCGTCATCAGCCCCAAGGAAGAGGGCCTGTGGGCCGTCAAGTACGACCGGACCTACTGGCTCTACGCCAACTGGGAAGTGGACCTCTACAAGCACCGGGACGAGCTGGTGAAAGCCGGGTACGTGGTCTTCGCCGACATGCGCGAGCCCCTGCCCCGGGACGTGGCCCGAAAGGACCGCACCAGCCACTTCAACTGGGAAGTCGGGTTGCTGTAA
- a CDS encoding pyridoxal phosphate-dependent aminotransferase: MKLVTEQMEQYLSGGAWIRKIFEQGLELKKRYGEEAVCDFSLGNPDLPPPAVVGECLAELAGQADRPFAFGYMPNPGYPAVRAALAEHLSAEQGVAVTAADLLLTCGAAGGINVFFRAVLTPGDEVVCPSPYFVEYGFYAANHGATLVPAPTRPDTFDLDIAALEAAITPRTRVVMINSPNNPTGQVYGRETLMELAAMLTRQSAGRDRPIYLLADEPYRFLAYDGVAVPSVLPLYPYSLVIGSFSKNLSLPGERIGFVVVSPDMPGRERLVAGMVFANRIMGFVNAPAVGQALLLRALGHEVDRTVYERRRAAMARVLTEAGYEFFMPRGAFYFFPKSPDPDEVAFVERLAAERVLAVPGRGFGLPGYFRLAFCVDEAVIDRSEPGFARAIAG, encoded by the coding sequence GTGAAGCTGGTGACCGAGCAGATGGAGCAATACTTGTCGGGCGGGGCCTGGATTCGAAAAATCTTCGAGCAGGGGCTCGAACTCAAAAAACGCTACGGCGAAGAGGCCGTGTGCGATTTCTCGCTCGGCAACCCCGACCTGCCGCCCCCGGCCGTGGTCGGCGAGTGTCTGGCCGAGCTGGCCGGCCAGGCCGACCGGCCCTTTGCCTTCGGCTACATGCCCAATCCCGGCTACCCGGCCGTGCGGGCCGCCCTGGCCGAACACCTTTCGGCCGAACAGGGCGTGGCCGTCACCGCCGCCGACCTGCTTCTTACTTGCGGCGCGGCCGGCGGCATCAACGTCTTTTTCCGGGCCGTGCTGACGCCCGGCGACGAGGTCGTCTGCCCCAGCCCCTATTTCGTGGAATACGGCTTTTACGCCGCCAACCATGGGGCCACGCTGGTGCCGGCGCCAACCAGGCCCGATACCTTCGACCTCGACATCGCGGCCCTGGAGGCGGCCATCACCCCCCGGACCCGGGTGGTCATGATCAACTCGCCCAATAACCCCACGGGCCAGGTCTACGGCCGGGAAACGCTCATGGAATTGGCCGCCATGCTGACGCGCCAAAGCGCCGGCCGCGACCGGCCCATTTATCTGTTGGCCGACGAGCCTTACCGGTTTCTGGCCTACGACGGGGTGGCCGTGCCGTCGGTCCTGCCGCTCTATCCGTATTCCCTGGTCATCGGCTCGTTTTCCAAAAACCTGTCCCTGCCGGGCGAGCGGATCGGCTTCGTGGTGGTCTCGCCGGACATGCCCGGCCGGGAGCGGCTGGTGGCCGGCATGGTCTTCGCCAACCGCATCATGGGCTTTGTCAACGCCCCGGCCGTGGGGCAGGCCCTGCTCCTTCGCGCCCTTGGCCACGAGGTCGACCGCACGGTCTACGAGCGGCGGCGGGCGGCCATGGCCCGGGTGCTGACCGAGGCCGGGTACGAGTTTTTCATGCCGCGCGGGGCGTTTTATTTCTTCCCCAAGTCCCCGGACCCGGACGAGGTGGCCTTTGTCGAGCGGCTGGCGGCCGAGCGGGTCCTGGCCGTGCCCGGCCGGGGATTCGGCCTGCCGGGCTACTTCCGGCTGGCCTTTTGCGTGGACGAGGCGGTCATCGACCGGTCCGAACCGGGGTTTGCCCGGGCCATCGCCGGCTGA
- a CDS encoding RNA recognition motif domain-containing protein yields the protein MSKKLYVGNLPFSTNEDEIRDMFSAYGEVQSVNLIVDRETGRLRGFGFVEMTTEGADAAMEALNGKAFGGRDLRINEAQERQPRQGMGGSGAPRRNNW from the coding sequence ATGTCCAAGAAACTCTATGTCGGCAATCTGCCTTTTTCCACCAACGAAGACGAAATCCGCGACATGTTCTCCGCCTACGGCGAAGTGCAGTCCGTCAACCTGATCGTTGACCGCGAGACCGGCCGCCTGCGCGGCTTCGGCTTCGTCGAGATGACCACCGAAGGCGCTGATGCCGCCATGGAAGCCTTGAACGGCAAGGCCTTCGGCGGCCGCGACCTGCGCATCAACGAAGCCCAGGAGCGCCAGCCCCGCCAGGGCATGGGCGGCTCGGGCGCCCCGCGCCGCAACAACTGGTAG
- the ffh gene encoding signal recognition particle protein — translation MFDSLTDRLDDVFRKIRGHARLTEENVQTALREVRLALLEADVNFKVVKDFVERVRERAMGQDVLKSLTPGQQVVKIVHEEMIELLGGQAQELDLKASPAVIMVVGLQGSGKTTTCAKLALKLRREFKRKPYLVPADVYRPAAIDQLHKLASQLDIPAFPSTPDQNPVDICLAALEEARRSGHDVVLLDTAGRLHIDQTLMDELAAIKAGTNPGEILFVADAMTGQDAVTVAAAFNERLDVSGIVLTKMDGDARGGAALSVRQVTGKAIKFVGTGEKVADLEVFHPDRAASRILGMGDILTLIEKAQTDVDADEAAAMERKLRKAEFTLEDFRTQMRRVKKLGSLEGLLKLIPGMSQVRKQLGEVQMPEKEMGRVEAIINSMTKAERATPKLINTSRRERIARGSGTTVLEVSQLLKNFTQMQKMMQRMMGGKGMPSMPKMPPGMKMPAGMGGGMPGMPEGAPAMPVDPEAVKAARAAAKVAAKKKKEQRKKRKKR, via the coding sequence ATGTTCGACAGCCTTACCGACAGACTCGACGACGTCTTCCGCAAGATCAGGGGGCATGCCCGACTGACCGAGGAAAACGTCCAGACGGCGCTTCGCGAAGTGCGGCTCGCCCTGCTTGAGGCCGACGTCAACTTCAAGGTCGTCAAGGATTTCGTCGAACGGGTCCGCGAGCGGGCCATGGGCCAGGATGTCTTGAAAAGCCTGACCCCGGGCCAGCAGGTGGTCAAGATCGTCCACGAGGAGATGATCGAGCTCCTCGGCGGCCAGGCCCAGGAACTCGACCTCAAGGCCTCTCCCGCCGTCATCATGGTCGTCGGGCTGCAAGGCTCGGGCAAGACCACCACCTGCGCCAAGCTGGCGCTCAAGCTGCGGCGCGAATTCAAGCGCAAGCCCTACCTCGTGCCGGCCGACGTCTACCGTCCGGCCGCCATCGACCAGCTCCACAAGCTGGCCTCCCAGCTCGACATCCCGGCCTTTCCGTCCACCCCGGACCAGAATCCGGTGGACATCTGCCTGGCCGCCCTGGAAGAGGCCAGGCGCAGCGGACACGACGTGGTGCTCCTCGACACCGCCGGCCGGCTCCACATCGATCAGACCCTCATGGACGAGCTGGCCGCCATCAAGGCCGGGACCAATCCGGGCGAGATCCTGTTCGTGGCCGACGCCATGACCGGCCAGGACGCCGTGACCGTGGCCGCGGCCTTCAACGAGCGCCTGGACGTGTCCGGCATCGTGCTGACCAAGATGGACGGCGACGCCCGGGGCGGCGCGGCCCTGTCCGTCCGGCAGGTCACGGGCAAGGCCATCAAGTTCGTGGGCACGGGCGAAAAAGTCGCCGACCTCGAAGTCTTCCACCCCGACCGGGCCGCCTCGCGCATCCTCGGCATGGGCGACATCCTGACGCTGATCGAAAAAGCCCAGACCGACGTGGACGCCGACGAGGCCGCGGCCATGGAGCGCAAGCTCAGAAAGGCCGAGTTCACCCTGGAGGATTTCCGGACCCAGATGCGCCGGGTGAAAAAGCTCGGCTCCCTGGAAGGGCTCCTGAAGCTCATCCCCGGCATGTCCCAGGTCAGAAAGCAGCTGGGCGAAGTCCAGATGCCGGAGAAGGAGATGGGCCGCGTCGAGGCCATCATCAACTCCATGACCAAGGCCGAGCGGGCGACGCCCAAGCTCATCAACACCAGCCGCCGGGAACGCATCGCCAGGGGATCTGGCACCACGGTCCTCGAAGTCAGCCAACTGCTTAAAAATTTCACGCAGATGCAAAAAATGATGCAGCGCATGATGGGCGGCAAGGGCATGCCGTCCATGCCCAAGATGCCGCCCGGCATGAAGATGCCCGCCGGCATGGGCGGGGGCATGCCCGGGATGCCCGAAGGCGCGCCGGCCATGCCCGTGGATCCCGAGGCCGTCAAGGCCGCCCGGGCCGCGGCCAAGGTGGCGGCCAAGAAGAAGAAAGAACAGCGGAAAAAACGGAAAAAACGCTAG
- the rpsP gene encoding 30S ribosomal protein S16 codes for MAMKLRLTRMGCKKRPFYRIVAMDSKTRRDGRALEYLGYYNPMVDPAEIKVDSAKVRSWLERGAKPSDTVRALLQKAGV; via the coding sequence ATGGCCATGAAACTGCGACTGACCCGTATGGGCTGCAAAAAGCGTCCGTTTTACCGCATCGTCGCCATGGATTCCAAGACCCGCCGCGACGGCCGCGCCCTGGAGTACCTGGGGTATTACAATCCGATGGTTGACCCGGCGGAAATAAAAGTGGATAGTGCCAAAGTGCGGTCCTGGCTTGAGCGCGGCGCCAAGCCCTCGGATACCGTACGCGCCCTGCTGCAGAAGGCTGGCGTCTAG
- a CDS encoding KH domain-containing protein: protein MLKDLIEYVAKSLVDNPDQVHVSEIEGEQTSVIELKVAKEDLGKVIGKQGRTARAMRTILGAASTKARKRSVLEILE, encoded by the coding sequence ATGTTGAAGGACTTGATTGAGTATGTGGCCAAATCCTTGGTGGATAACCCGGATCAGGTGCACGTGTCGGAGATAGAAGGCGAGCAGACCTCGGTCATCGAACTCAAGGTGGCCAAGGAAGACCTCGGCAAGGTGATCGGCAAACAAGGCCGCACCGCCCGCGCCATGCGCACCATCCTCGGCGCGGCGTCGACCAAGGCCCGCAAACGCTCCGTCCTGGAGATCCTCGAATAA
- the rimM gene encoding ribosome maturation factor RimM (Essential for efficient processing of 16S rRNA), translated as MAADKYIIVGDVGRPHGIRGELGINSHADSPSYFARGALLRLSPPADPGRGKDYVVRAARPHQGRILVTLDGVSDRNAAEALRGLAVCVPVSKLDPPDPGEVFLHELLGLRVRLAGAQPADPDLGVLEDVRDSGGAELWIIRDAKGREILFPAADELVPDLDLEARIAVIDPPPGLLELYQVDDAGEGEGKGKGESE; from the coding sequence ATGGCCGCAGACAAATACATCATTGTGGGAGACGTCGGTCGTCCCCACGGCATCCGAGGGGAGCTTGGCATCAACAGCCATGCCGACTCCCCTTCCTACTTCGCCCGGGGAGCCCTTCTGCGCCTGTCGCCGCCGGCCGACCCCGGGCGCGGCAAGGACTATGTCGTGCGCGCCGCCCGGCCCCACCAGGGCCGCATCCTCGTCACCCTGGACGGCGTTTCGGACCGCAACGCCGCCGAGGCCCTGCGCGGACTGGCCGTGTGCGTTCCTGTCTCGAAACTCGATCCGCCCGATCCGGGCGAAGTCTTTCTCCACGAACTGCTGGGGCTTCGCGTGCGCCTGGCCGGGGCCCAGCCCGCCGACCCCGACCTCGGCGTCCTCGAAGACGTCCGCGATTCCGGCGGAGCCGAACTCTGGATCATCCGCGACGCCAAGGGTCGCGAAATCCTCTTTCCCGCCGCCGACGAACTGGTGCCGGATCTCGACCTCGAGGCCCGCATCGCCGTCATCGACCCGCCACCCGGGCTGCTGGAGCTGTATCAGGTCGATGACGCAGGTGAAGGCGAGGGAAAGGGCAAGGGCGAAAGCGAGTAG